The region acaattaataatattttaaattaaaaaattacttaaTTTGGTTGaatcacatacatacatatatacataccataATGCTAAGAGGAGCAGCGAAAACGCAGACTGCGATGACCGAAAGGATCCATCCTACAATTTTCACTCGTTTGTCACCTTCGGAAAGCAGGTACGTCAAAACAACGATTAACCCTAGAACTCCAATGTTGAACACAAGTACCGCCACTGACGTCAAAATCTGcaaattaaattcaattcatatatgtACATCAAACTACGTACtacaaaccaaaaaataaaaattacatttttggtcctttaattGTACAAATTTAATTTCACGTGACTATTTTAACCTCTAAATTATGTAGGAAGTGACTATTTTAGTCTCTCATGAACTATTTATACCATCAATTTGTCAGATTTTGTCCTTCAAATGACTAAAATCGTCACTTAGGGTTAAAATGGTCACGCCGCAATGAATAAGTTTGTACCATGAGTATAGCTAGaggatcacaaatacaattttcacaagaaaaaaaaagtatagtatAGTAAAGAATGTAATTAACTAACCCTGCCCCGTTTCTTGGCATAAACGAAGTAGAGTACGAGATATATAGTCTCAATAAACATTCCAATGCTGTTGATGGTTATGAGAAAAACCACGTGCTGCTTCACCAATGCGTAGTATAAAGTTATCATACAGCTAAACAACGCAACAGAGTATGGAAGAAAGTGAAAACCCTCGGACGATTTTCTCTTGTAAATCGTATGAAATGTTGgcctgcatgcatatatatatatatcaccaaaaacaaattaaaaaaaatgataatatataatCAGCTCATCATCATGCATATCTTGATGTAACTTACAGTGGAGACAAGAACACCATGAACGAGATGATGTTTCCTGAAAATTAAACATTGAGAAAACGAAAGAAATTAGTAAAGAAATTAAACCCATATTGCATTAGTTAACCAGACAATTACATATAGCTAGACTAGAAAACTGAGTGAAGATGAGAGGACTTGCCAAGAATTCCAAACAGGCCGGCCAGCTGATGAGAATTCATCATTTtggattaattattatattggtACTTCTTAACTAGTTTTGAGACGATCGAATTTAGAGATGGAGAGCTTAGCTTCGTTCTTTCGATCTGATATGATCGATCGATCTGCAaactctctatctctatctctgTGTGCTTGATGGTGTGTTTGGGCAGGTTTATATAGCACAAAAAAGGTGGTGAGAGGGAGACAGGGAGTGATTGTGCTGACGAATTGAAGGATGCTTGGCTTGCTCTTCCACACCTCCTACTGTCTAATATGCACcagcctagctagctagcttgcttGCTTTTCTTTGAGGTATGTTGTGTGCTCCTCATTTCCGCCaaagttaattttaaattatcacGCAACTTTCTTTGCCTTCTTCTAATTATTATACCTCAGATTTGTAACGGctacaatataatgtttttttttttttaatacaatttgtATTGTGTATACTTATATGACAATCACATATATCATACATGATTATTGTACTGAATACAAATTTTCACCCTAAAATTATCTTATAATTATATCATAAAGTTTTAAAACTTTGACATACATAAactatacaaaaaaataaataaagaataaaaagtacAGGTTTAAATTATCGAATGTAAAATAAATTGGCTATATTCCTTGTGATTCTTTGGCGACTAATTAAGGTCACAAAGTAAAATCTACTCAGAGTACACCTTCAAATAACAGCTGTGAGTTTtcctgtaaataaaaaaaaaatgcatcaaagtaaatatatatagcaCAAATATTTAAGTAGGTCTATATTAGCCCATTGAAGATAATATATACAAGCGGTGAACATTCTAATGATAACAAAACAAtctaagaattttatttttattcttcatGGAATGTTTGATGGAAATTGTTGCTTAAATTAGGAAAGACTgagaaattaaaacattattgtATATTTAGCATAACTTAATCAATCAAATTACTTGTCAAATCTTCATACTTTTGTTACACtacatttcattatattattcatcAATTAAtcttattacaaattaaatgattaaaCTATACAtaaatgatataaaatttatcacAAGTATCATTACCTCATCACGATTAATGTACAATTCCAATTATTTCTTGCTTATTTGAGCATGATATATACTCTACGCTACAATTTACTTGCTTCTCTCATGCTTGTAACAAGTTTCatcacattatattatttgaggaacaaaaatatattatgtcAAATGTTCCTTTATTATGAGGATTATTTTTGCCACCATTAAATCAATATATAGTACCGATCTCCAATGGGTCAAGGTATAAAAtggcaaataataataataataatataataataataatactgactcttgtgcttcaataggttgagaaagtagttatgaacatatactgcattgtaatagagttagtagtattcaaaatagTTGTACATAGTAATGAGtgaaatcaataaaaataaaatgtaacatTGCACTTGTCATAACACCTAACGATTAGCATGGTTAATAAATGATACTCTCTGATCTCTATCCCAAATTGTTTCTCTAGTATGAGTTTAGCacacattattttattttcacttttttctcCCCACTTCAAGTAAAGCAAGAGAAGATAGGGCTCTCACCTTTAAGTAATGTAAAAAGTTAAggtgaattaaaaaataaatataatataataaaaccaaaacaaaacaagaaaattaaagaaacaaataaaatgttaagatttattttagaaaattggACAAATTTCAATACTATTATAAATGATGTGTTAGgagtaaaatttatattgacAATATTGCAACACTATTATTataatctaatataattaaaattacttaTCTTATGGAAATTATTGTGCCATTATACATAAATTGTTGCATTATGGcaggtatataaaaattattattacgtAATGATGTAATGTTTCGTGCTACCTGTTCCATTTTGTGATTTctaccaaaaaacaaaaaacaaaaacaaaaaaaaaaaaaaaaaaaaaaaaaaaaaaaaaaaaaaaaaaaaaaaaaaaaaaaaNNNNNNNNNNNNNNNNNNNNNNNNNNNNNNNNNNNNNNNNNNNNNNNNNNNNNNNNNNNNNNNNNNNNNNNNNNNNNNNNNNNNNNNNNNNNNNNNNNNNNNNNNNNNNNNNNNNNNNNNNNNNNNNNNNNNNNNNNNNNNNNNNNNNNNNNNNNNNNNNNNNNNNNNNNNNNNNNNNNNNNNNNNNNNNNNNNNNNNNNNNNNNNNNNNNNNNNNNNNNNNNNNNNNNNNNNNNNNNNNNNNNNNNNNNNNNNNNNNNNNNNNNNNNNNNNNNNNNNNNNNNNNNNNNNNNNNNNNNNNNNNNNNNNNNNNNNNNNNNNNNNNNNNNNNNNNNNNNNNNNNNNNNNNNNNNNNNNNNNNNNNNNNNNNNNNNNNNNNNNNNNNNNNNNNNNNNNNNNNNNNNNNNNNNNNNNNNNNNNNNNNNNNNNNNNNNNNNNNNNNNNNNNNNNNNNNNNNNNNNNNNNNNaaaaaaaaaaaaaaaaaaaaaaaaaaaaaaaaaaaaaaaaaaaaaaaaaaaaacaaaaacaaaaacaaaaaaacaaaaaaccagcGGAGGTATAATTATGAATGGATGTAATTTACATGTGAATTGCGGTGCCACCCACAAATTTTGGTAGCTTTGATTACGTTTCTCTTAGACAGACAATTCAATTTTCTCATAGTTTCTCttaaacaaataattcaattttcatGTAATTAACAATTCTTGTgaatggttttcaaaaaaaaaaaaaaaacaattcttgtgaatgtactcaaaaaaaaaacaaaaaaaataaaaattcttgtGAATAGCAATAGGGGCCCACCCACTAATTTTGGTAACTTTAGACCTTTAGTTATGTACGTTTCTCTTAAACAGACAACTCAACTTTTACGTTGTTTGCAACTCCTACCACGCCAAATACAGCTTGCTTTTCCTCCAATTTTGCTTTCCCATGCATGATTGACAAGTTTGAGCTATTTTTGGCAATTCTAACTCTAATTGAATATGATTTTGTAacagttaataattttttacacattttacaactttataaatatttatatgtatgaatttGGATGAGTACATTCGAATTATGTCCTTATTTATGCATCGAGAGAGTTGTACGTTGTATTTTAGAAAGTTTCTTTGCATTTGTACTAGACAAAAGTGCTTCCTTATCATTAAAACTCCCATtaactaatactccgtatatttttcatttcaccaaattaattaaattataaaatcaaaagtgctaattattattttagattttatttttattttttttgtcagaccACGAAATGTTCTGAGCAGATCCTAACTATAAGAGGCATCTTTAAACTCGTATCATACCCAGACTAATCCCTGTTTGCACTGACCAAAACTTTAGATTTCATTAATCAATAATTTCAATTGCTTCTCATTCTAATATAAATCAAACTTtcacaatataaaattataaatgcaaagaaaaaaatgttattttcttcttttgacATAACAATAAAATCTTTTATATTCATTGACCACTTATGAATTGACTAATACCCCgagttaaaaataatactccgtaataaataaatttacttaTTAATCAATTTTATTAAAACACACACAGATACACAGAACCAAATAGTTCTAGATGATTAGGAAGTCAATACTTAGATGGGATGTTGCATCActcaaaaacaaatattacaacAATAGTAATCAtactatatatacttttttacCAAAATTATTAGCCATAAATGTTACATTACAATAGTTATTAATTTCATCCCATAATTATTAGGTCATAGATCCGAATTACTTCTATTGTTTCCGATATAAACACAGTAACAAATAATTTCATaccattaattattattagcaATTAATCACTACATATTAGGAAAACAAACCCATAAAGATATTTGAtgcacaaaatacacatagGGAAAGTATAGTAAGACTCTCTGAGACTCAACTCAGAGAGTATCATTAAGCTATAAAACAACTCACTTTAAGTTTAAACTAGTGTaccttaaactagaaaagtAGTGTATCTTAAGGTTTAAATATGCGCACCTTAACTTTTAAACTGATGTACCTTAGACTAGAAAAGTGACGCACATTTAGCTTTAAACATACGCATCGTAAGCtataaaactacgcaccttaaactataaaacaacgcaccttaacattaaaacataaacaccttaattaagttttaaattgatgcaccttaaactagaaagtggcgcaccttaagtattaaacatacacaccttaagctataaaaaaactatgcaccttaagttaaactacgcaccttaaattttgaacttatgcaaaattatcataatgccaccgcgtcgtttttttttttttttaaaaaaaaaatttcttcaatCTGGGCTGTTGATTTTGGCTAGATCAAGTCATCAAGGGTTGAGATTAAACCCCATCTTTCACCTCCAACCTAGCTATTACCGCACCTGATcctctataaataaataaatatatatatatatatatatatatatatatatatatatatatatatatatatatatatattctacaactatgagttttttttaaaaaaaatattatatactattgtttaaaaaatattttaatataactgaGAATTTAACattgattattaatattagaCATCTAATTTTGTGCATTGTGCATTTAAAATACTAgtcatataaatatatgtttaaccCAATATAATTGATCAAAGTACATATGATTTGCTTAGATCCAAACGGCAAGAAGATAAGATCATAATAATTCACATAATGGGTCATTGTGGGCAACAAACTATGATCCTTCTActtacgcaaattatattgtgtatCAGTTgtgttgtgttgaacggatactgaagttgtgttgaaagggaactgtagttgcacggaacagaggtcgtttcatccgttcaacacactgcagtatcagttcagcacaactacagtatccgttcaacataacagcagtatcagttcaatacaactgcagttacagacggatgaaacgacctttGTTCcgcacaactacagttccctttcaacacaactgcagtatcagttcaatacaactgtagtatttgtttaacacaactgcaatatcagccatggtgcatggtccacggtataacgactgcttAATAAGTCTCTGAGTCTGTGATTTACTTCTTCACTATCATGTCAGAGagtgaaataatatatatatataaaaagcaTACTAGTGTAAACTCATATACTACTGTATACAATTTGTTTCAAACTTAACAAAGTAATTTAGAAAACGtacctttcatattttttaaaatactatgttcaattttttcatattagTATCAGTTTGTGCAGGCTATGAATTGTGAACCTGCAGCAAGATTACACGAataatttcatcatcatcatttaccTCACACGCACTTTCTTGATTTGCTAAAAGAGTTTTTATACTACACTCTATTAAAAGgggaattgtatatatacatattatagtGTAAACGTACTCAAACTACTTTTCAATGTGTAGCA is a window of Ipomoea triloba cultivar NCNSP0323 chromosome 11, ASM357664v1 DNA encoding:
- the LOC115995972 gene encoding bidirectional sugar transporter NEC1-like; this translates as MMNSHQLAGLFGILGNIISFMVFLSPLPTFHTIYKRKSSEGFHFLPYSVALFSCMITLYYALVKQHVVFLITINSIGMFIETIYLVLYFVYAKKRGRILTSVAVLVFNIGVLGLIVVLTYLLSEGDKRVKIVGWILSVIAVCVFAAPLSIMMKVIRTKSVEYMPFNLSLFLTLCAVVWLLYGICIRDFYIATPNVLGFVCGIAQLILYAIYRDRKTAAVVAPNGEIQGVSIVVDATAAEMLQKVTDDSSDEIQETTSSVVVDMKAVEMQQGKTSTTNNGTVVPVRDDPIVATRN